In Novosphingobium sp., the genomic window GCTCAGCACGGCGTTGTGGCACCTGCCGCGCCGCCTTTCGCAGGTGCCGCTCACCGATGCGGTGGACAAACGCAGCTTCGGCTTCCGCCTGCCGGCCTTTTCGTCCTTGTGGACCTCGCCTTTTCTGTTTGAGATGGCCTGGGCGCGCTTCACCTATCTAGGCTTGATGACCACGGTGTCGCTGCCCAATCCGCCTGATGTGATGCACTGGACTTATCCGCTGCCCATTCGCATGGCCGGAACGCGCAATGTCTATACCATTCATGACCTTGTCCCGCTCAAATTGCCTCAGGCCACGCTGGACAACAAGGTCTATTATCGCAACCTGATTGCAAGCTGTCTGGCGGCAGGCGACCATATCGCCACAGTGTCCGAAGCAAGCCGACGCGACATTCTGGAAATTTTTCCGGAGGCGGATCCGGCAAAAATCACCAACACCTATCAATCCAGCCCCATTCCTGATGAACTTCTCAAAAGTTCGCCAGAGGCGGATGCCGATTTTGTGCGGCACACCTTTGGCCTTGAGAACAAAGGATATTATCTCTTCTTCGGCGCGGTAGACCCCAAGAAGAACATTGGCAGGATCGTCGATGGGTATCTGTCTTCGCAAAGCAAGCTACCGCTGGTGATCGTCAGCTCGCGCGACTGGGGCATGGAACGCGAAACGCGCATGCTGGGTGGCGATGGCAGCATCTATGGCCGCAAGCTGGGCGAAAGAATCGTGCAGCTGCAATATCTGCCGCGCCCCAGCCTGTTCCGGCTGATCCGCTCCGCCAAGGCTGTGCTGTTTCCCTCGCTTTACGAGGGTTTTGGTCTGCCCGTCCTTGAAAGCATGCAATTGGGCACGCCTGCCATCACGTCCTACACGTCCTCCCTGCCCGAGGTGGCGGGTAAGGACGGCTTGTTGGTAGACCCGTACAAGACACCCGAGATCGCTGCCGCCATCCGACGTCTGGAAACCGAGCCCAGTCTTTATGAACAGGTCCGTGATGCTGGCTTGGCCCATGCACAGATCTTTACAGACGCCAACTTTGTCGACCGCCTGCTGGGGCTTTATGCTTCCATGGGGTTGACGGCGGCTTAGCAGCGGCGCTGCCCCTAGAGCGTTTTTCGATTGCTATGAATCGTGAGGGATTCCCTCCGGCGGCACTTTATGATTCATGGAATGTGCTGGCGAAGGAGGCCGGTATGGATGGGGCACCCGCTCTCGATGGATTTGCGCTCGCGGCTTCTGGCGGCGATCGATGACGGATTGAGTTGCCGGGCGGCAGCGGCACGATTGGGCGTTGCGCCCTCAATGGCAATCCGATGGCATGGGCGCCGCCGCGAAACGGGGAGCTTTGCCGCCAAGCCGCAGGGCGGTGACTTGCGGTCGCGGCGGATCGAGGCGCGGGCGGCAGACATCCTGGCAATATGGGAGGCTCGCAGGGACATCTCGCTCGAGGAACTGCGGCCGGGCGACATTGTTATCATGGACAATCTGTCGAGCCATAAGCGCCCGGCGGTCCGGGATCGGATCGAAGCGGCAGGAGCGACGCTCCGCTTCCTCCCGCCCTACAATCCCGACTTCAACCCGATCGAGAAGGCATTCTCCCGCCTCAAAGCCAGGCTCCGGAAAGCAGGCGAGCGAACCGTCAGCGGTTTACGGGGTCTCATCGGCAAACTCGTCGATGTCTTCCAGCCCACCGAATGCGCTAACTACTTCAGTTCATGCGGTTACGATCCTAACTGATCGAAAAATGCTCTAGCGCTTCTTGACGGTAAAGCGCAAATTACCGTTGAACAGCCTGAGCAGCCCTTCCGGGATGAGCAGCGAGAACAATGCCATGGGCCACAGCGGCGCGGGGAAACCGAAAAGCCGCGTGTTGGCCAAGGCCTGTTTCACAATGCGGCGCGCGGCGTCCTCGGGCTTGATTTCGTGGGGGCGGTTGCCCAGATGCTCGGCTTGCATGGGCGTGGCTACATAGCCCGGGCAGCACACCGACACACCCACGCCCGTGCCGCGCAAAGCCTCGCGCAACGATAAACCATACATCACCAGCCCCGCCTTGCTGGCCGAATAGGCCGGGGCGTCCGGCAAGGGCGACAGGCCCGCCAGCGAGGAGACAAGCGCAATCTGCCCCTGCCCACGCGCCTGCATGCCGGGCAACACCGCATGCAGCGCCGCCACCGCCGAGGTGAGGTTGATGGCCAGCACATCGCTGGCTACCGCGCCCGTTTCCACGGTTTCGCCCTCGCGGCGGCCGTCCAGAATACCGTGGTTGGATACGTAAAGGTCCACTGCGCCAAAGCCCGCGACAAAACCCGCAAAAGCAGCCGTGTCGCGCATGTCCATGGCCGCGGTCTGCACAACCCTGCCGCAAGCCTCAGCCACCTGAGCCAGCCGCTCCGCGTCGCGGCCCACCAGCCCCAGGCGCCACCCCTTGCGCGCCAGTTCAAGCGCCACCGCCCGGCCGATGCCGCTCGATGCACCCGTTACAATAGCGGTTTTCACTCGTCCTCTTCCAGCGCCTGCAACCGCTGAAGGATGGTGTTCTTGGCAATGCTGGCCAGCGTGACGCCCGAACGCGACAGTTGCGCCCTTTCGCCCACCAGCGTGTCGATCACGCCGTCAATCTGCGCCTGCGTATGGCCCGACGAGATGAAGAAGCGGATGCGCGCCGCCTTTTCCGGCACGCCGGGCGGCAGTACCGGCACGGTGGCATAGCCGCGCTCCAGCAACCGCTCGGACAGCATCACCGTTTGCAGACTGTCACCCAGAATGACCGGCGTGACCGCCAGCCCCCAGCTGTCGCCCACATCCAGCCCGGCGGCGCGCGCCTTGTTCAGGAAATAGCCACCATTGGCCTGCAACAACGCCACACGCTCCGGCTCGCTCAGCATCAAGTCCAACGCCGTCAAAGACGCGACCGTTGCCGTTGCCGGAATGCCCACCGAATAGACCATGCCCGGCGCGCGATATTTCAGGAAATCGATGAGCGCGCGCGGCCCCGCGATATAGCCGCCGCAAGACACCAGCGTCTTAGAGAGCGTGCCCATCCAGATGTCCACCTCGCGCGGGTCCACCCCGGCATGCTCGAACAATCCGCGCCCGGTCTTGCCCAGCACGCCCAGCGAATGGGCCTCGTCCACCATCAGCCAGGCCGAATGGCTGTTCTTCACCTCCACCAGACGCGCCAGATCAGGCCCGTCACCGTCCATGGAGAACAGGCCCTCGGTGACGATGAGGCAATGGCGGAACTGGCCGCGCAGCTGACCCAGCAGGCGGTCCAGCGCCTCGATGTCATTATGCGGGAAATTGACGCGATGCGCGCCGGAAAGCTGGGCGCCCACCACGATGGAATTGTGCGACAGCGAGTCATGAATGACCAGATCGCCTTCGCCCATCATCGTGCCGATGGTGGTGACATTGGTGGCATGGCCCGAGACGAAGAGCAGCGCGTCTTCTGCCCCATAAAGGCTGGCCAGTTCGCCTTCCAGTTCGCGGTGCACGCTGCGCTCGCCAGACGTCAGCCGGCTTGCCGACACGCTGGTGCCCCATTGCGCGGCGGCCTCGGCCACGGCGGCGACAATGCGCGGATGACCGTTGAGCCCCAGATAGTCGTAAGAGGTGAAGTTGACCGCAGGCCGCCCCTCGACCACCGTTTCGGTGCCTGCCCGCGCCTCATGCAGACGGTAAAACGGCACCGGAATGCCGATCTTGCCCGCAAGGCTCTGTTGCAGGCGGATCGCCTCGAAGCCGGGCAGGTCTTCAAAGCCTGGCGCCTTCTTACGCCCGGCGCCCAGAATGCCGCCCAGCAGCCCGCTGGGCGATGCCGTCGCCTTTTTCACCCCCGCGATAAGCGCGGACCGCATATCCCGG contains:
- a CDS encoding glycosyltransferase family 1 protein, producing MPLTDAVDKRSFGFRLPAFSSLWTSPFLFEMAWARFTYLGLMTTVSLPNPPDVMHWTYPLPIRMAGTRNVYTIHDLVPLKLPQATLDNKVYYRNLIASCLAAGDHIATVSEASRRDILEIFPEADPAKITNTYQSSPIPDELLKSSPEADADFVRHTFGLENKGYYLFFGAVDPKKNIGRIVDGYLSSQSKLPLVIVSSRDWGMERETRMLGGDGSIYGRKLGERIVQLQYLPRPSLFRLIRSAKAVLFPSLYEGFGLPVLESMQLGTPAITSYTSSLPEVAGKDGLLVDPYKTPEIAAAIRRLETEPSLYEQVRDAGLAHAQIFTDANFVDRLLGLYASMGLTAA
- a CDS encoding transposase, giving the protein MGHPLSMDLRSRLLAAIDDGLSCRAAAARLGVAPSMAIRWHGRRRETGSFAAKPQGGDLRSRRIEARAADILAIWEARRDISLEELRPGDIVIMDNLSSHKRPAVRDRIEAAGATLRFLPPYNPDFNPIEKAFSRLKARLRKAGERTVSGLRGLIGKLVDVFQPTECANYFSSCGYDPN
- a CDS encoding SDR family NAD(P)-dependent oxidoreductase → MKTAIVTGASSGIGRAVALELARKGWRLGLVGRDAERLAQVAEACGRVVQTAAMDMRDTAAFAGFVAGFGAVDLYVSNHGILDGRREGETVETGAVASDVLAINLTSAVAALHAVLPGMQARGQGQIALVSSLAGLSPLPDAPAYSASKAGLVMYGLSLREALRGTGVGVSVCCPGYVATPMQAEHLGNRPHEIKPEDAARRIVKQALANTRLFGFPAPLWPMALFSLLIPEGLLRLFNGNLRFTVKKR
- a CDS encoding aminotransferase class I/II-fold pyridoxal phosphate-dependent enzyme: MADETPPRRLSRDMRSALIAGVKKATASPSGLLGGILGAGRKKAPGFEDLPGFEAIRLQQSLAGKIGIPVPFYRLHEARAGTETVVEGRPAVNFTSYDYLGLNGHPRIVAAVAEAAAQWGTSVSASRLTSGERSVHRELEGELASLYGAEDALLFVSGHATNVTTIGTMMGEGDLVIHDSLSHNSIVVGAQLSGAHRVNFPHNDIEALDRLLGQLRGQFRHCLIVTEGLFSMDGDGPDLARLVEVKNSHSAWLMVDEAHSLGVLGKTGRGLFEHAGVDPREVDIWMGTLSKTLVSCGGYIAGPRALIDFLKYRAPGMVYSVGIPATATVASLTALDLMLSEPERVALLQANGGYFLNKARAAGLDVGDSWGLAVTPVILGDSLQTVMLSERLLERGYATVPVLPPGVPEKAARIRFFISSGHTQAQIDGVIDTLVGERAQLSRSGVTLASIAKNTILQRLQALEEDE